Within Rhipicephalus microplus isolate Deutch F79 chromosome 9, USDA_Rmic, whole genome shotgun sequence, the genomic segment TTTGTTTTTTAAAAGATGGGAGAGGGCGCTGGGATGAACTTCTGCGTCACACCTCCAGAAGGGGAACCTCCACACATTTCTGCCATTTTTCATCCCCCTACGAACACCCTTGTTTACAAACGAAATTAATTGATTCCCTCGAATCCCCCACATGGTTTGTCTGTTAGACGTCGTTTATGCCAGAGAGACTGAAGCGACGAAACCGATATGCCACTGCAGTGCCTTCTGTCCATCATATGCTTATGCGTGCGCACGAAAGGgggagtgtgtgtgtggggggggggggggcacctagTCAAATAAAAGGGGGGAAGCCCGCCTCACACATAGTCAAAATAGGTAGGCGCTGCGACTAGGGCTGGGGGTGGGGGGTCGCTAAGTCAGTgagagaataaaacgtttattattattttctgcGCCAGTAAACAGGTGAGTGGTTTCCTTAGTCCGGGATaccattggcacgggccgctgtcatTGCAAGTTTCAAGAGGGCCTCTTGGttcttcggatccgagctggacagaaCTGCCTCCCACCCTTCCATGTTGTGTCCTGGGTTGCAATGGGGGATTGTGTGGACACTCCCATACCACGTGGTACAGGGTCAGCTTCATACATTACgtaataaaaaaaggggggggcacTGTGACCAACCTTCGGCCCCCCTTGTAGGAAAACCCTCGCACGCCTATGATCAGGAGCGTTTAACCAGCGCTTTGTTGTTTTGAAGTGTGATTTTCAGCCGCATGAGGGCGTGCGTGCGATGGGTGGCAAGTGCTGTTGCGTTGTGGGCCGCACGCGACTGCCCGTGCATTTACCCTAACATTCACTAAGCAGTCGCAGCTAATGATTACCCTCGGCCGTGATACTAGAGTGCTTCAGCTAGCAGTGCCGGCTCACACCATAATCGCGAACGTTTAAAAAGCGCGCCTTAGATCCATACGCAAGTGACGCGCCCATTAAAGGATTAATCCAgtttagagtgtactagaacaaggaCAGTGCCCGGAACGGCCGCACCACCAATGCATTAAAAGTGAAGCATTACACACTACCGATCGCCGCTTGTGGCACTGCGATCGGTAGTGTGCGGGCTGTTCCCCAGAAGTGGTCGAGTGGAATGCTCGCTTCCCACTCAAAAGACCCAGGTTCGCCACAAGCGGATTGACCCTCTTTGGGCTTCACATTTCGGAGCTCGGTCCGGGCACTCTTcctgttctagtacactctaatccAGTTGTTTCCTTCTAGAGTTTGTCGATCTTACTAGTAGCGAAACTGCGCTCCAAGTGCGGCCGAAATTTGGACACGCAGTTGGCCCAACTTTTCGGAAGTTAGCTATTCACGCCACCTAGAGcgacaacacaaaacacaaataatgcgtCTAATAGTGGATGTGATAACGCGACAACCTGCTCGCTTTAGAAAATAGAGTTTTCTAATTTTAGGAAACTGTGTTCCTGACAGAAGAAAAGGGGGGCGCAGGACAACGATGTGTCCGGATTTTGATACATATGGAACTACAGTGTAatggagcctatggggagtttcgaAACTCgcatgattgaataactctggctTCATTTCTCCATATTCACCAACAACCACTTTAAAATGCTGAATTACTAATATAGTAACATATCAAAGCATTTACCCCGTTTTCATGCATCGTAGGGCATTTTTTTATGTGTATATGTGAGAATCAGGACGATGCAGGGAATGTGCAGATTGTCGCGCCACTTGTTGACCAGCACACCAACTATTATTCGATGTCAGACGGCGCGACAGTCCGGGTTTTCGAACGCAGTTTTGCACCACGTAATATTGAACAACTATGACTCCGACGACGGCCGCTTTCCATGCGATCACCGATAACTTGGTACGGATAAAATTGCGAGTTACAAAACTCGTTTTATAATCTACGAATGAATTTCGCAAAATTATTACTTTTTTTGAATCTCTACCGCGAGACAAGCCAATTGGGGCGTCATCTTTTGCCAAATAAACAAACCAATACTTGGCAATTACATGTCTTTATAACGTTTTGCACATAACTTTAAAATTGATGACACAAGCATTGGGTTTGCGAGTGCTGCTTGTATTTTCCGATCGCAAAtgattttttttcagctttctttttttgctctgcGATCTCCCTCCTAATTTGCGATGAGTGGCTCAAAGCAATGCATGTTTCATGTCATCGCTCCCAGGTGGCTGGTTCGCTCGCTAATCTCTTACAGAACGACATGTCTGGATTCCATAGTGAAGTTTCGGAACTGATCTTCATGTAGTCTCCACGAAGGAATGGAGTAACTGCGAGATGACGAGCCGGCTGACCCAGCCGACGGGCAGCGAACAACAGAAACTAGGGAGTTTGACCAGTTGTTGATCGCTGCTGGGTCATCGATGTCGGAACGTTGCGCGGGTACGTGGCCATATGGGATCGCGTTTATTTGCACGCCTTTTCGGTTCACTGTTCCCCGATTTAATGAAAGCATTAGATGCAGTGTCTCGCGACGCGCCTGTAGCGATGTGGGTGCCTGCTTCGCCGCGTGATTTCAATGTATGCACCGTGAGCGCGCATGGCTTGCGCTTTCGGCCGTGCCTGTGGTCTTGTGCAGCTGCTCGGGCTCGGTTGCAGCGCTCTTCCCTCGATATTTCACCACTTCTAGGTTGTGATTTCCCGTctttcctgctctacgccatctccgcCGCTAACCTCTTTCTCCCCTGCTTCTGCCTATGTATTTCCTTTCTGTCACTTTACGGCACCAGCGCGCAAGCTATGGCTAAGCAACGGAGCAATTCTAGCGAGGCTATGGTGAAGTTTCTGAAGGATCGAGTAGAGTCTAACCAGGGAATCTCGCTTCAGAAGCTGACGGGCCACCTGTCCCAGCTGCCATCTGACCTACGCACCAAGTACGGCTGTTCGGTCAAGTCGCTGAAAATATTCCTGCAACAGTTTCCCAAGGTGTTCGTCGTTCGCAATCAGAGCAACGTGTTTGTGCGTACCAGGCGCCGACGCGCGACGACTATGGAGGCGGCCTTGTTGGACGGCAGCACGGAGAGCTTCCAGCCGTCCGCCTCGGATCGTGACGACGATGACGTGACGAGTCTCAGCAACGTCGTGGGCACTGTGTACCGCATCTTCAACGTGTACGGCTTCATCTCGGTCAAGTACCCGATCAAGACGAGCGTCTACTTTGACGTCCAGGCCTTCGAGAACGCCAAGTACAACAATCTGCCGTCTTCGGGGCTCCAGGTCAACGACACCGTCGTCCTGGACGCCAAGTCGGGACCCCGGGAGTGTGAGGCCAAGTTCCGGGCAAGCCATGTGGCACGCGTCAAGCAGACGTCAAATTGCTCGTCCCCAGGTTCCAACAGTGTCACCGGCAGCAGCGGTGGCAACTCGGGTTTGCCGATCGTCAACCAGTACGGCGTCATAGAGATGGTAAAGTCGAACTACGGATTCATCAAGTTCGGCCCAAAACTGAAGGAGCGCGCCTTCTTTCACGCCAACAACGTGGACAGATCTCTGGGCAGGTCCATCAAGAACCTGCCAGACGTGCTCACTGTCGATGACAGAGTGCGCTTCCATGCCAAGCCCAGCAAGAAGCCGTCTGATAAGGTCAAGTGGGAAGCCACTATGGTGTGCCTGAGCCGGCAGTCAGAACGGGAAGGGTCCGTTGATGACGACGAAAGTGGCAACGAGGTCTTCATGTCCGAGGACGAGTCAGACATCCGCGATATGCTTCACGACAAAGATTCCGGCAGCCGTGACGGAGACATAGACGAATCTCATTCCTTGGATTACCCGGACTGGAACTCGTGTTCGACAAGGGCAGATTTCAGCGATACTGCTTCTATTCAAGGAAAAGTGGATCTAGTGAACTCGCCCCTGTCGGGGTGGGAAGCCAGGCAGAAAGTGTCGAGCGAACGGGGTTTCTTTTACCCAGTATCCGAAGCTGAAGGAACCATAAAGTATGGCATCAACAAGGCAAGCACAGCTCGTGCGACTGTGGGTGTGACCTACCGCGACGAGGAGCCACTCGACAATCTACTCTGGGAAGTTAGTGACGGCCAAGAAGTAAGTTTTGACGCCGTCGATGCAGGAGACAATAAGTGGGTTGCGACGCTAGTGTGGATAGGGCAGAGGCCTGCACTGCCACACGTGGGTGACAGCGAAGACATCTTCAACAATATAGTCAACAAAGGTGCCGATAATAACAGAGAAAAGGCCAACAGCGTGCAGGAGCCGGTAGACGATTTTGGCAAAAAGCCGGGCTTCAGGCAGTCTTCCTCGCTGCCCCCGCTATGTGCAATCCAGCCGTGTGTGTCCATTTACGAGAGCGCCAAGGCTACAATATTGAAAAGCATGGAGTGCCTCGCGACATGCAAGGTTAAAGAGTCTGGAGTCTTTAGGAAGATAGACTTTACTAGTGATTGTTTTTACAAAGACGGAACCATCTTCTTCGGTGACTTGAACGAAGTCCTTCATCCGGGGAGCACGGTCTGCCTTGATTATATGGTTGGCATTAACAGAGGAGGCAAGGAAATCGTGCACTTCGACGTCGTCTGGCAAGGAAAGAGGCCTAGAGGCGTTCCACAGCTGAGTCCTGAAGAGTTCAGCAAGAGGCTTCGACGGGATTGCGACACCACGAACAGCTTCAACACTTTTGAAGACTTCGAGCCTGAAGCGTGAGTATCTAACGAAATTAAATCATTTAGAAAAATTATACCGAAAAGATTGAGTGCAAAATTCAGGACAGTGAAATGTACGGTACATGACGCTATCAACTTGTCTCGTATCTTGCGCTGTTCTGTCATAAAGTTCGTGAACCATGTAGTTTGCCTAAGAACCTATGAGCATTTCGAAGAAGCTTTGTCAATCCTACAATGAACGAATGTCATGGTCATTAGTGAAATCAATCCTTAACATTCTTGCAAACAAGCGGTACTAAAATTCATATATATCTCTGTTACATTGGCTACCGAGTTAAAGTAATATTTCGCATCACTCAGTCATGCATGTTCACTTGTTCTTTTAGGTTCTTATTACATTGCACAATAGCTACGCACAACGCTATTAACACTAAAGAGATTTGAGATAGTGCCTAAATAGCTAAAAACAGTATGCATCATCAAAAGTGTAGCGTTACCTCTGTTTCATTTGTTCAGTGAAATGACAGAGCACGAACACACAGCAAACAAAGGAAGAACCGTACAACACGTGTgtggttttttttcctttgtgtgtTTGCATTCCCATCCTCCCAGTTTGCTGAACAAATATGAACTACCGACTAGCCCACCTTTTGATCCTTTTGCAATGTACCTCAGTTCCAGTATTGCATTCTGCCTGCGCTATTTGCTATTAGTGCAAAAACCTTTTGAAAAGGAAGTAGTGAAGGTGAATATCACGACCAGTGAAAGATATTGATAATGATAAGTAGTAGCATGAAAAGTTATTTTTTCTCTAACATCCTATCTAATAGATTACAAGCTTGCCCAGCCCGCCGTAGTGGTGCATCAGTTATAGTGCTCGGCTGCAGACTTGAAGGTCCTAGGTTACATAGGCCTCTGGCCTTTCGGTAAACTCAAAATGCTAAACGCATATGTACTGCGCGGcgttggtgcacgttaaagaacactagatggtcaaaatttccggagtcctccactacaaaagctctcttaatcatattgtggctttgggacgtcaaaccccatatAATATTATCACCAACTAATCCAATCTTGCACAGTTCTAAGGTTGCGAATATTTGTTTACCAGGTATACGTGTGCTGTGCGGTTGCTTATGCGAGGATTCAGGCGGTTGAGAATCGGGTCCCTTCCCAGAACATTTGCTCCACCATGTGGCCTTTTGTAGAACTAATTTGCTACATTTCCTCTATACACTGAAGAGTTCTGTGACAGCCGTTTTGCAGAGCTTTGTAATACCCGACGTGATGCATACTTACACGACGGCCTTTGATGTGGTTGTGAGACAGAGTTGCTTCGGTAATTCAGCATCACTGATACACCACGTCTTCGACTGCAGATGGAACTGATCCGAGGCACGTACAAGTCAACCGACTGATAGTACTTGCGAATTTCAGTAGGAAGTGCAGAGAGTGCCACTACCTGGTGCCACACTCGTTATCCATTTATCGATCTGAGGCCCATACTTGAGCATTCAAAAGCAAGACATCCTACTGCCCCGTGCTTCTTGAACGGCGTTTTCAGGGGACCTGCGAGttcctttgtttaaaataaagcactgagaaaaaaagaagtgtggcAGAGAGTTCATTGCAAATTATGCACTGTCATTCTACACACTGAATAGCATCTAATGCAGGTGATGTTTCGGAGGATAGTTGGGTATATGCAGGGCAGTTAAGGCCAGCAAAGAGTGCCTTCAATGTCAGCAGCACGAAGTTAATTGATGATGATACATACAGCAGGGTGGTTGTAAATATAAGATTAGTGGCACCAATTACCGCTTTGTTTAAGTATAGTGCTCATGGTGTGCATGTCATAAAATTATCATAGCCATAAAAAGTTTCTTATAGGCCTCGACAGCTGGTAttgtggtgctgcggcgcttagACGACGTCGCAACAGATTCAAGCGCACGGCCACAACTGGCAACGCTGATCGAGCATGAATTCACAATAATAGTAGAtgctaaaaaaaattaaaagcgtCTGCTTATCTTGCACATTACACCACCCTCATCCAATGCTCTCACTGCTTGTACTGTAGTGAGCCTTCCACGCAAGTTTGTACAATTTTATTTTTCGACAGCTTACCAGCAGCACTTCTGCTGATGTAATCACAGCCATACATGCGCAACACTCTTGTCTGAATGCAAATTAGCTTGATTCCCTTCGAACTGCTATTTTACCATCTACGCAGCCAGTCGCAAGGCGCCACTGGTTCGGTGAGAACTGCAGCGCACTAGGCTCAtaagtacactagagggaactctggcgcaagTGTCCATGGAAGTTGCGACACGCGGTGCTTCAGTGAGGATGTTAATGATGAGTAGAACATGGATCTGACTAATCTTTGCATCTTCGTTTGGCTTTGCGTGGCTAGCAACTGCTCTGTCACGAAACGAAGATCGGCAAATGTTCCGCATT encodes:
- the LOC119163614 gene encoding uncharacterized protein LOC119163614 isoform X1, with product MGSRLFARLFGSLFPDLMKALDAVSRDAPVAMWVPASPRDFNVCTVSAHGLRFRPCLWSCAAARARLQRSSLDISPLLGCDFPSFLLYAISAANLFLPCFCLCISFLSLYGTSAQAMAKQRSNSSEAMVKFLKDRVESNQGISLQKLTGHLSQLPSDLRTKYGCSVKSLKIFLQQFPKVFVVRNQSNVFVRTRRRRATTMEAALLDGSTESFQPSASDRDDDDVTSLSNVVGTVYRIFNVYGFISVKYPIKTSVYFDVQAFENAKYNNLPSSGLQVNDTVVLDAKSGPRECEAKFRASHVARVKQTSNCSSPGSNSVTGSSGGNSGLPIVNQYGVIEMVKSNYGFIKFGPKLKERAFFHANNVDRSLGRSIKNLPDVLTVDDRVRFHAKPSKKPSDKVKWEATMVCLSRQSEREGSVDDDESGNEVFMSEDESDIRDMLHDKDSGSRDGDIDESHSLDYPDWNSCSTRADFSDTASIQGKVDLVNSPLSGWEARQKVSSERGFFYPVSEAEGTIKYGINKASTARATVGVTYRDEEPLDNLLWEVSDGQEVSFDAVDAGDNKWVATLVWIGQRPALPHVGDSEDIFNNIVNKGADNNREKANSVQEPVDDFGKKPGFRQSSSLPPLCAIQPCVSIYESAKATILKSMECLATCKVKESGVFRKIDFTSDCFYKDGTIFFGDLNEVLHPGSTVCLDYMVGINRGGKEIVHFDVVWQGKRPRGVPQLSPEEFSKRLRRDCDTTNSFNTFEDFEPEANAVEGEPRLPSRVPSDEAANEDNEELVEDDEPYGPSVPGSSTSTSMTGNPPNPLPVVESPVGFEHIPGNRKGGCGDMPEASFFSSNVNDEVLQRLAKMVAAEIIAEREKTRIVLHDMGVQTEDGNSLLSSLARAKSKPPKLVSSSTQTLSTGGIKSEELFIN
- the LOC119163614 gene encoding uncharacterized protein LOC119163614 isoform X3 is translated as MEAALLDGSTESFQPSASDRDDDDVTSLSNVVGTVYRIFNVYGFISVKYPIKTSVYFDVQAFENAKYNNLPSSGLQVNDTVVLDAKSGPRECEAKFRASHVARVKQTSNCSSPGSNSVTGSSGGNSGLPIVNQYGVIEMVKSNYGFIKFGPKLKERAFFHANNVDRSLGRSIKNLPDVLTVDDRVRFHAKPSKKPSDKVKWEATMVCLSRQSEREGSVDDDESGNEVFMSEDESDIRDMLHDKDSGSRDGDIDESHSLDYPDWNSCSTRADFSDTASIQGKVDLVNSPLSGWEARQKVSSERGFFYPVSEAEGTIKYGINKASTARATVGVTYRDEEPLDNLLWEVSDGQEVSFDAVDAGDNKWVATLVWIGQRPALPHVGDSEDIFNNIVNKGADNNREKANSVQEPVDDFGKKPGFRQSSSLPPLCAIQPCVSIYESAKATILKSMECLATCKVKESGVFRKIDFTSDCFYKDGTIFFGDLNEVLHPGSTVCLDYMVGINRGGKEIVHFDVVWQGKRPRGVPQLSPEEFSKRLRRDCDTTNSFNTFEDFEPEANAVEGEPRLPSRVPSDEAANEDNEELVEDDEPYGPSVPGSSTSTSMTGNPPNPLPVVESPVGFEHIPGNRKGGCGDMPEASFFSSNVNDEVLQRLAKMVAAEIIAEREKTRIVLHDMGVQTEDGNSLLSSLARAKSKPPKLVSSSTQTLSTGGIKSEELFIN
- the LOC119163614 gene encoding uncharacterized protein LOC119163614 isoform X2 — translated: MTPTTAAFHAITDNLKLTGHLSQLPSDLRTKYGCSVKSLKIFLQQFPKVFVVRNQSNVFVRTRRRRATTMEAALLDGSTESFQPSASDRDDDDVTSLSNVVGTVYRIFNVYGFISVKYPIKTSVYFDVQAFENAKYNNLPSSGLQVNDTVVLDAKSGPRECEAKFRASHVARVKQTSNCSSPGSNSVTGSSGGNSGLPIVNQYGVIEMVKSNYGFIKFGPKLKERAFFHANNVDRSLGRSIKNLPDVLTVDDRVRFHAKPSKKPSDKVKWEATMVCLSRQSEREGSVDDDESGNEVFMSEDESDIRDMLHDKDSGSRDGDIDESHSLDYPDWNSCSTRADFSDTASIQGKVDLVNSPLSGWEARQKVSSERGFFYPVSEAEGTIKYGINKASTARATVGVTYRDEEPLDNLLWEVSDGQEVSFDAVDAGDNKWVATLVWIGQRPALPHVGDSEDIFNNIVNKGADNNREKANSVQEPVDDFGKKPGFRQSSSLPPLCAIQPCVSIYESAKATILKSMECLATCKVKESGVFRKIDFTSDCFYKDGTIFFGDLNEVLHPGSTVCLDYMVGINRGGKEIVHFDVVWQGKRPRGVPQLSPEEFSKRLRRDCDTTNSFNTFEDFEPEANAVEGEPRLPSRVPSDEAANEDNEELVEDDEPYGPSVPGSSTSTSMTGNPPNPLPVVESPVGFEHIPGNRKGGCGDMPEASFFSSNVNDEVLQRLAKMVAAEIIAEREKTRIVLHDMGVQTEDGNSLLSSLARAKSKPPKLVSSSTQTLSTGGIKSEELFIN